In Penaeus chinensis breed Huanghai No. 1 chromosome 11, ASM1920278v2, whole genome shotgun sequence, a genomic segment contains:
- the LOC125030482 gene encoding regulator of telomere elongation helicase 1 homolog produces MPEVVLEGVPVRFPFEPYEVQKAYMSKVIQCLQQGVNGILESPTGTGKTLCLLCSTLAWLEVKKAEHKARLHNVAGGDADFMSSLSSQLKAGSGAAWGEKSAPPKIIYSSRTHSQLSQAVNELKRTTYSYLKVAVLGSRDQMCIHPEVSKETNNNNKVHMCQLRVKAKTCYFNNQVEAKKDDPEVRQKALDIEDLVKVGRKKTFCPYYMARELKQDADIIFLPYNYLLDPKSRKAHGVELQGNIVIFDEAHNVEKMCEEAASLQIRSTDIALCIDEVTQVMKKMQEMSEGSNIAANDVSEVMPEDFNPDDLYTLKALFLELEKVPFPIQLENPHIIQRHQVWVGTICNGPDGFNLNSSFQNRSDPRYISSLGQTILNFSRIVPDGLLIFFPSYPIMRNCRDEWQNSGIWSRISATKPIFVEPQTKDEFHSAMTEYYQKINDPALKGACFMAVCRGKVSEGLDFANRNGRAVIITGLPYPPFKDPRVVLKQKYLEETRLKNKTGLTGQEWYKLEASRAVNQAIGRVIRHKDDYGAIILCDNRFAAPNFRPQLSAWVRPFMNSYSTFGPALRDIIQFFKNAQVLLPQPDEKNGKPSISAKYDEPPAAVSAAPPVHAHALQTAPARLVVSDATRQKMGQALAVKEDYNNMWSNMNYKKTDGANEKREGEGGDGSVFSALEKKTSVVDFNSLQSTSQVSCKYNTLQVGNKKRKIKIVSKGEKELADFLKGTGPSQAASQASQGVAAEATSCSPEMFSSPGNSQELISGAQKSTTKASSSGALGSGRVSSSAAVAALSSGKENGETKKLGSIADYIKDVKSQLNKEQYGLFSSAVKSYQKSKDYDTVVGTLASLFSQQAEHHRLFIKFEQFLSKDHRLAFRESCEEMLKR; encoded by the exons ATGCCTGAGGTTGTGCTTGAAGGAGTACCTGTGCGGTTCCCCTTTGAGCCGTATGAAGTCCAGAAGGCATACATGAGCAAGGTGATCCAGTGCTTGCAACAG GGAGTGAATGGCATTCTGGAGTCTCCAACAGGCACAGGCAAGACTCTGTGCCTGCTCTGCTCAACCCTGGCCTGGCTGGAGGTCAAAAAAGCAGAACACAAAGCGCGTCTGCACAATGTCGCCGGGGGAGATGCTGATTTTATGTCCTCCCTGAGCTCGCAGTTGAAGGCAGGCTCCGGGGCAGCTTGGGGAGAAAAGAGTG CCCCACCAAAGATCATATACTCTTCGAGGACTCACTCCCAGCTGAGCCAGGCAGTAAATGAACTGAAGAGAACTACCTACAGCTATCTCAAG GTGGCAGTACTAGGATCGCGTGACCAAATGTGCATCCATCCTGAGGTGTCAAAGgagaccaacaataacaacaaggtgCACATGTGTCAGCTGAGGGTTAAGGCCAAGACATGCTACTTCAACAACCAG GTCGAAGCCAAAAAAGACGACCCAGAAGTGCGTCAGAAGGCACTTGACATTGAAGACCTTGTCAAAGTTGGCCGCAAGAAGACATTCTGCCCATATTACATGGCGAGGGAACTCAAACAAGATGCTGACATCATTTTCCTGCCATACAACTATCTCCTGGACCCCAAAAGCCGGAAAGCGCACGGAGTGGAGCTACAG GGTAATATTGTGATCTTTGATGAAGCTCACAATGTGGAGAAAATGTGTGAGGAAGCTGCGTCTCTGCAGATTCGCTCAACAGACATAGCTCTGTGCATTGATGAAGTAACACAG GTCATGAAAAAGATGCAGGAGATGAGCGAGGGCTCCAACATCGCGGCCAACGATGTCTCTGAGGTGATGCCCGAAGACTTCAACCCTGACGATCTTTACACCTTGAAGGCCCTCTTCTTGGAGCTGGAGAAG GTTCCGTTCCCGATCCAGCTTGAGAACCCGCACATCATCCAGCGTCACCAGGTGTGGGTGGGCACGATCTGCAACGGGCCTGATGGCTTCAACCTCAATTCATCCTTTCAAAACAG GAGTGACCCGCGCTACATCAGCTCTTTGGGGCAGACCATCCTGAACTTCTCCCGCATCGTGCCTGATGGCCTGCTgatcttcttcccctcctaccccatcaTGCGAAACTGTCGGGATGAGTGGCAGAATTCGGGCATCTGGAGCAGGATTTCGGCCACGAAG CCGATCTTTGTGGAGCCCCAGACAAAGGACGAGTTCCACAGTGCCATGACAGAGTACTACCAGAAGATCAACGACCCGGCGCTAAAGGGGGCCTGCTTCATGGCGGTTTGCAGGGGCAAG GTCTCTGAGGGCTTGGACTTTGCCAACCGCAACGGCCGGGCAGTCATCATCACAGGCCTCCCTTACCCCCCATTCAAGGACCCCCGAGTCGTGCTCAAGCAGAAATACCTCGAAGAAACCAGGCTCAAGAATAAG ACAGGTTTGACGGGGCAGGAGTGGTACAAACTGGAGGCATCTCGGGCCGTGAACCAGGCCATTGGGCGTGTGATCAGACACAAGGATGACTACGGTGCCATCATCCTGTGTGACAACCGCTTTGCAGCCCCCAATTTCCGCCCGCAGCTGTCGGCGTGGGTGCGCCCCTTCATGAACTCCTACAGTACGTTTGGGCCTGCACTCCGGGACATCATACAGTTCTTCAAAAATGCCCAAGTCTTG CTGCCCCAGCCTGATGAGAAGAATGGGAAGCCATCCATCAGTGCCAAGTATGACGAGCCCCCAGCAGCAGTGAGTGCAGCGCCCCCGGTTCATGCCCACGCACTGCAGACGGCCCCCGCACGTCTGGTTGTCTCGGATGCGACCCGCCAGAAGATGGGACAGGCTCTGGCAGTGAAGGAGGACTATAACAACATGTGGTCGAACATGAATTATAAGAAGACTGACGGGgcgaatgagaagagggaaggggaggggggtgatggctCGGTGTTCTCAGCCCTGGAGAAGAAGACGTCAGTGGTGGACTTCAACTCTCTGCAGAGCACATCGCAAGTGAGCTGCAAGTATAATACCCTGCAGGTGggcaacaagaagaggaagataaagattgTGTCAAAGGGTGAGAAGGAGTTGGCAGACTTCCTGAAGGGCACGGGACCAAGCCAGGCAGCAAGCCAGGCATCTCAAGGGGTGGCTGCAGAGGCTACGAGTTGCTCCCCTGAGATGTTCTCCTCCCCAGGCAACTCGCAGGAGCTCATCAGTGGTGCGCAGAAGAGCACCACGAAGGCATCTTCATCGGGTGCTTTGGGGTCCGGGAGGGTCTCCTCGTCGGCAGCAGTGGCAGCCCTTTCTTCAGGAAAGGAGAACGGGGAGACCAAGAAACTTGGGTCCATTGCCGACTATATTAAAGAT GTGAAATCCCAGCTGAACAAGGAGCAGTATGGCCTCTTTTCATCGGCCGTCAAGAGCTATCAGAAGAGTAAGGACTATGATACCGTGGTGGGCACTCTCGCCTCGCTCTTTTCCCAGCAAGCCGAGCATCACAGACTCTTCATAA AATTCGAGCAGTTCCTGAGCAAGGACCATAGACTTGCATTCAGAGAATCATGCGAGGAGATGCTGAAAAGATAG
- the LOC125030654 gene encoding protein MIS12 homolog, which yields MASVIPDEQYETQFFGFSPSSFLDGVKGLILDRLSEATEQLEGHLTQIPEEIISKEEVSRGIDLLRQQTDSNYTKTMQKLEAHILGNVMKIPSHVLLPSDIEQQSQVSASDITLLYTEMEKLRTQLKNEKLMQAKLEDELQDIEQVLEEQQKMKTEVFNEGWMTQLEEAKEKLLFVQGNDEETLAVAAAIQKKKAELKISGNTPSAVQILTKDILK from the exons ATGGCGAGCGTGATTCCCGACGAGCAATATGAAACTCAGTTCTTTgggttttctccttcctcttttctcgatGGAG TGAAAGGGCTGATTTTGGACCGGCTCAGTGAGGCAACAGAACAGCTGGAAGGACATCTCACTCAG atccCAGAGGAAATCATTTCAAAGGAAGAGGTTTCAAGAGGCATTGACCTCCTGCGTCAGCAGACTGACAGCAACTACACCAAAACGATGCAGAAACTAGAA gcACACATCCTTGGAAATGTGATGAAAATCCCTTCCCATGTGCTCCTGCCATCAGATATTGAACAGCAGTCTCAAGTATCTGCCTCCGATATTACATTGTTGTACACAGAAATGGAGAAACTTCGGACCCAGTTGAAAAAT GAGAAGCTAATGCAAGCCAAACTTGAGGATGAGCTGCAGGACATTGAGCAGGTCCTGGAAGAACAACAGAAGATGAAGACCGAGGTGTTTAACGAAGGATGGATGACACAGCTTGAAGAGGCAAAGGAGAAACTGCTCTTCGTCCAAGGGAATGACGAGGAGACTCTGGCCGTTGCAGCAGCCATTCAGAAGAAGAAGGCAGAACTCAAGATTAGCGGCAACACACCCAGTGCTGTGCAGATTCTAACGAAGGATATTCTGAAATAG